One window of the Tachypleus tridentatus isolate NWPU-2018 chromosome 10, ASM421037v1, whole genome shotgun sequence genome contains the following:
- the LOC143228717 gene encoding cleavage and polyadenylation specificity factor subunit 3-like produces the protein MAAASKRKAESQVPPEESDLLVIRPLGAGQEVGRSCVILEFKGKRIMMDCGIHPGLSGMDALPFVDLIEADEVDLLLVSHFHLDHCGALPWFLQKTTFKGRCFMTHATKAIYRWLLADYIKVSNIGTEQMLYSEADLEASMEKIETINFHEEKEVNGVRFWCYNAGHVLGAAMFMIEIAGVKVLYTGDFSRQEDRHLMAAEIPGVHPDVLIIESTYGTHIHEKREEREARFTGLVHDIVNRGGRCLIPVFALGRAQELLLILDEYWNNHPELHDIPIYYASSLAKKCMAVYQTYVNAMNERIRRQIAISNPFVFKHISNLKSIDHFEDVGPCVVMASPGMMQSGLSRELFESWCTDPKNGVIIAGYCVEGTLAKHILSEPEEITTMTGQKLQLKMSVDYISFSAHTDYQQTSEFVRAMKPPHLILVHGEQNEMGRLKSAIIREYEDDVETNIEVHNPRNTQSVQLYFRGEKTAKVMGSLAVDPPQQGHRLSGVLVKRNFSYHLLAPSDLSKYTDMVRSTVSQRLSLYYTGTLQLLHFFLNQLSGDVEATEVQGKKALRVFRKILVIQGVDMVTLEWNASPVNDMYADAVVTVILKADSAGISPKVIPPIMKLDKMHFTECLMEMLADMFGDEAVSKIVKGDRMFVTVDGKCVNINLRNQEVKCEEDEVLQQMVTTAVTKLYNSLTPVKV, from the coding sequence ATGGCTGCTGCTTCGAAACGTAAAGCCGAAAGTCAAGTACCTCCAGAAGAAAGTGATTTGTTGGTTATCAGACCTTTGGGAGCTGGACAAGAAGTGGGAAGATCATGTGTAATTCTGGAATTCAAGGGAAAACGAATAATGATGGACTGTGGTATTCACCCAGGTTTGTCAGGTATGGACGCCCTTCCTTTTGTGGATCTGATTGAAGCAGATGAGGTGGATTTGTTACTAGTGAGCCATTTTCATTTGGACCACTGTGGCGCATTGCCATGGTTTTTGCAGAAAACTACATTTAAAGGTAGGTGTTTTATGACACACGCAACCAAAGCCATATACCGTTGGCTCTTAGCAGATTACATCAAGGTTAGTAATATAGGTACTGAACAAATGCTGTACTCAGAAGCTGATTTAGAAGCAAGTATGGAAAAAATAGAAACTATTAATTTTCATGAAGAGAAAGAAGTGAATGGTGTACGATTTTGGTGTTATAATGCTGGACATGTGCTAGGAGCTGCAATGTTCATGATAGAAATTGCAGGTGTAAAAGTTCTGTATACGGGTGACTTTTCACGACAGGAAGACAGACATCTGATGGCTGCAGAGATTCCGGGTGTCCACCCAGATGTGTTGATCATTGAATCCACCTATGGTACTCACATtcatgaaaaaagagaagaacgTGAAGCTAGATTCACGGGACTCGTACACGATATAGTAAATCGTGGAGGAAGATGCCTGATACCAGTTTTTGCTCTTGGAAGGGCTCAAGAACTGTTACTGATCTTAGATGAGTATTGGAATAACCATCCTGAACTCCATGATATTCCCATATATTATGCTTCTTCTTTAGCCAAAAAATGCATGGCAGTATATCAGACATATGTTAACGCCATGAACGAGCGAATCCGCCGTCAGATAGCCATTAGTAACCCGTTTGTGTTCAAACACATATCAAACCTGAAGAGCATCGATCACTTCGAGGACGTTGGGCCGTGCGTAGTGATGGCAAGCCCCGGAATGATGCAGAGTGGTCTCTCCAGGGAATTGTTTGAAAGTTGGTGCACTGATCCCAAAAATGGTGTTATTATTGCAGGATACTGTGTCGAAGGAACTTTGGCAAAACACATTCTTTCAGAACCAGAAGAAATAACTACTATGACTGGGCAAAAATTGCAACTCAAGATGTCGGTGGACTACATCTCCTTCTCGGCTCACACAGATTATCAACAAACCAGCGAATTCGTTCGTGCAATGAAACCTCCACATCTCATACTAGTACACGGAGAGCAGAATGAAATGGGTAGATTGAAGTCTGCCATCATTCGAGAATACGAGGACGATGTGGAAACTAACATTGAAGTGCATAATCCAAGAAATACCCAGAGTGTGCAGCTGTACTTTCGTGGTGAGAAGACAGCTAAGGTCATGGGATCTCTTGCAGTTGATCCACCTCAGCAAGGCCACAGACTGTCAGGAGTTCTTGTGAAAAGAAACTTTAGTTATCATTTACTTGCACCGTCAGACTTGTCAAAATACACTGACATGGTCAGAAGTACTGTCAGCCAGAGGCTGAGTTTATATTATACTGGCACCTTACAGTTATTACACTTTTTCTTGAACCAGTTGTCTGGAGATGTGGAAGCCACCGAAGTTCAAGGAAAGAAGGCTCTTAGGGTTTTCAGGAAAATTCTTGTAATTCAGGGAGTCGACATGGTGACTCTTGAATGGAATGCTAGTCCTGTGAATGACATGTATGCTGACGCTGTTGTCACAGTCATTCTTAAAGCTGATAGTGCTGGCATTTCCCCGAAAGTCATTCCACCAATTATGAAACTAGACAAGATGCATTTTACGGAGTGCTTGATGGAGATGCTAGCCGACATGTTTGGAGATGAGGCCGTAAGTAAAATCGTGAAAGGAGACCGAATGTTTGTGACTGTAGATGGGAAATGTGTCAACATCAATCTTCGTAATCAAGAAGTAAAGTGCGAGGAAGATgaggtgttacaacagatggttaCAACAGCAGTTACGAAGCTTTACAACTCTCTTACACCTGTTAAAGTTTGA